The genomic DNA TCATGCTGGATTCGCTTCCTGGGTGGACGTGCCGACTATCCGGTGCCGACCGCGGAAGCGTATGATACCGCGAGGACTTGAAATCCGCACCGGTGCATTGAATCGAAGCCGGGCGGAGCTTCACTCGCCCATCCTCCCCCTCACCCCCCGACCCAGCCCACCACCCGCAACGGCCCCCCGCTCCCCCCCTCGATCTTCATGGGCAAGGCCACGATCCCCGACCCCGTCGCCGGCAACCGCTCCAGGTTCATCAGGTTCTCGAACCCCACGACGTTCCGTTCGTACAGGATCACGTGCGACCGGAAGTCGCTCGATTGCCCGTAGTCGATGCTGGGCGTGTCGATCCCCACCGCCGCGACCGAGCGGTTGTCAACCAGCCACTGCGCGGCCTCGGGGCCGATCCCGGGAAAGTGCAGTTCCGGCACCGCCTCGGGCCCGGTGAGGTCCGTGCCCAGATAGGCCGAGCGGTCGTCCCAGCGCGACGACCACCCAGTGCGCACCAGCAGCGCCGTCCCGTCGGCGAGTTCACCGTGCTCGGCCTCCCACGTCGTGAGATCCTC from Gemmatimonadota bacterium includes the following:
- a CDS encoding cyclase family protein, which codes for MTRATVVLTALTGPLLAAGCLRDAPAPDHTAVFTGAAGEWIDLAHAFGPSTIYWPTDTAGFRLTELAYGSTEGGFFYASYAFASAEHGGTHLDAPIHFAEGRMTVDEIPLSSLITTASVVDISDAAAADPDYQLTVEDLTTWEAEHGELADGTALLVRTGWSSRWDDRSAYLGTDLTGPEAVPELHFPGIGPEAAQWLVDNRSVAAVGIDTPSIDYGQSSDFRSHVILYERNVVGFENLMNLERLPATGSGIVALPMKIEGGSGGPLRVVGWVGG